In Perca fluviatilis chromosome 11, GENO_Pfluv_1.0, whole genome shotgun sequence, the following proteins share a genomic window:
- the bag1 gene encoding BAG family molecular chaperone regulator 1, with translation MSDQTITVTVAYGSTKHSITVTGQDDGKGPIVKDLADALTQATGVPQTSQKLIFKGKSLKDVEESLSSYGIKEGCKLMMIGKRNSPEEEAELKKLKDIEKSVEQTAKKLEKVDGELTGLKNGFLAKDLQAEALGKLDHRVKIAAEQFMKILEQIDALSILDSFNDCKIKKKGLVKVVQDFLAQCDKIEACISDHLSKIQSKNLALAE, from the exons ATGTCAGATCAAACGATAACAGTGACAGTTGCATACG GATCAACTAAGCACAGCatcacggtaactggccaagaTGATGGCAAGGGCCCCATTGTCAAAGACCTCGCAGATGCTCTCACCCAAGCTACTGGAGTTCCTCAAACTTCACAGAAACTCATCTTTAAAG GAAAATCACTGAAGgatgtggaggagagtctgtcCAGCTATGGAATAAAAGAAGGCTGCAAACTCATGATGATTGGAAAGCGG AACAGTCCTGAGGAGGAAGCTGAACTGAAGAAGCTGAAAGACATTGAAAAATCTGTGGAACAGACGGCTAAAAAGCTGGAGAAGGTAGACGGAGAGTTGACCGGACTCAAGAAT GGCTTCCTGGCCAAAGACCTTCAGGCAGAGGCGTTGGGTAAACTGGACCACAGAGTGAAAATAGCAGCTGAACAGTTCATGAAGATCCTGGAGCAGATAGATGCTTTG AGTATCCTAGACAGTTTCAATGACTGCAAAATTAAGAAAAAGGGACTTGTAAAGGTGGTGCAG GATTTCCTGGCCCAGTGTGACAAGATCGAGGCTTGTATATCAGACCACCTCTCAAAGATCCAGTCAAAAAATCTTGCCCTGGCGGAGTAG
- the chmp5a gene encoding charged multivesicular body protein 5, with protein MNRIFGRGKPKAPPANLSDCIGNVDARSESIEKKIGGLDAELVKYKDQMKKMRDGPSKNMVKQKAMRVLKQKRMYEGQREQLAQQSFNMEQANYTIQTLKDTKTTVEAMKIGAKEMKKAYKDVKLDQIDDLQDQLEDMMEDANEVQEALSRSYCTPEIDEDDLEAELEALGDELLLDDDSSYLDEASAAPSIPEGIPSDSKTNKDGVLVDEFGLPQIPAS; from the exons ATGAACAGAATATTTGGACGCGGAAAGCCGAAAGCGCCTCCCGCGAATCTGTCGGACTGTATCGGCAAT GTGGATGCGAGATCAGAGTCCATAGAGAAGAAGATTGGCGGACTAGACGCTGAACTTGTCAAGTACAAGGATCAGATGAAGAAGATGAGAGATGGGCCCTCCAAG AACATGGTGAAACAGAAGGCCATGAGAGTCCTGAAGCAGAAGAGAAT GTATGAAGGTCAAAGAGAGCAGCTGGCTCAGCAGTCTTTTAACATGGAGCAGGCAAACTACACCATCCAGACATTAAAGGACACCAAAACAACA GTGGAGGCCATGAAGATCGGTGCAAAGGAAATGAAAAAGGCTTACAAGGATGTCAAACTTGATCAGATTGAC GATTTACAGGACCAACTGGAGGACATGATGGAGGACGCCAATGAGGTACAAGAGGCCCTGAGCCGCAGCTATTGCACTCCGGAGATAGATGAGGATGATCTTGAAGCAG AGCTGGAAGCACTGGGTGATGAGCTGCTGCTGGATGATGACAGCTCCTACCTGGATGAGGCCTCGGCTGCCCCCTCTATCCCTGAGGGAATCCCCAGTGACAGCAAGACAAACAAG GATGGCGTTTTGGTGGACGAGTTTGGCCTGCCACAGATTCCTGCCTCATAA
- the oprk1 gene encoding kappa-type opioid receptor: protein MESSVVHIYKDDRCPSGQPEECFPNFTWQPGSSDIFNYTPNGTWDAEPEPMSPIIPIIVAVYSVVFVVGLAGNCLVMYVIIRYTKMKTATNIYIFNLAVADALVTTTMPFQSTDYLLSSWPFGEVACKVFISIDYYNMFTSIFTLTMMSVDRYVAVCHPVKALDFRTPVKAKIINVIIWVLSSAAGIPAMILGSTKTKNGITECALQFPEPYSYWDTLMKICVFIFAFVVPVIIITVCYTLMVMRLKSVRLLSGTREKDRNLRRITRLVLVVVAVFVVCWTPIHIFILVKALSGNVPETTAVMAAYFFCVALGYTNSSLNPILYAFLDENFKRCFRDFCCPGAQRHGDPHGVSRVRSTLRDHTCPTEARGDMRQAQPV, encoded by the exons ATGGAGAGCAGCGTGGTGCACATCTACAAAGACGACAGGTGTCCCTCGGGCCAGCCGGAGGAGTGTTTCCCAAACTTCACGTGGCAACCCGGCTCATCAGACATCTTCAACTACACACCCAACGGCACTTGGGACGCTGAACCCGAGCCCATGTCGCCCATCATCCCCATAATAGTCGCAGTGTACTCCGTGGTGTTTGTGGTTGGCTTGGCGGGCAATTGTTTGGTGATGTATGTCATCATTAG ATacaccaaaatgaaaacagcCACCAACATCTACATTTTCAACCTGGCTGTGGCCGACGCTCTGGTCACCACCACCATGCCCTTCCAGAGCACCGACTATCTGCTCAGCTCCTGGCCGTTTGGCGAGGTGGCGTGCAAAGTCTTCATCTCCATCGATTACTACAACATGTTCACCAGCATCTTCACCTTGACCATGATGAGCGTGGACCGCTATGTGGCCGTGTGCCACCCTGTCAAGGCCCTGGATTTCCGCACCCCCGTCAAGGCCAAGATCATCAATGTGATCATCTGGGTGCTGTCGTCTGCTGCTGGGATCCCTGCCATGATACTTGGCAGCACAAAGACCAAAAATG GGATTACAGAGTGTGCCTTACAGTTCCCTGAGCCCTACAGCTACTGGGACACCCTGATGAAGATCTGTGTCTTCATCTTTGCCTTTGTGGTACccgtcatcatcatcaccgtCTGCTACACGCTGATGGTCATGCGGCTGAAAAGCGTGCGCCTACTGTCAGGCACACGTGAGAAGGACCGCAACCTGCGCCGGATCACCCGTTTGGTTCTGGTGGTGGTTGCCGTCTTTGTGGTGTGCTGGACTCCCATCCACATCTTCATCTTAGTCAAGGCTCTGTCTGGCAACGTCCCAGAGACCACCGCCGTCATGGCTGCCTACTTCTTCTGCGTGGCGCTGGGCTACACCAACAGCAGCCTCAACCCCATCCTCTACGCCTTCCTGGATGAGAACTTCAAGAGGTGCTTCAGGGACTTTTGCTGCCCAGGCGCCCAAAGACACGGAGACCCTCATGGGGTGAGCCGAGTGAGGAGCACCCTGCGGGACCACACATGTCCCACAGAAGCCCGGGGAGATATGAGGCAGGCCCAGCCTGTATGA